The following coding sequences lie in one Megalodesulfovibrio gigas DSM 1382 = ATCC 19364 genomic window:
- a CDS encoding penicillin-binding protein 1A produces MNRVVSFLLTMTVLAVLFAFTGIVGVYLWASHDLPSFTRLTDYNPPLTTTVYTRQGDVMGYFYREKRFLVQLTDCPVHLPRAFLAAEDQSFYQHPGVDLSAILRAMVRNLMAGEIRQGGSTITQQVIKQLVLSPEKSFERKIKEAIIAYRMEKYLSKDDLLTIYMNHIYLGAGAYGVEAAARAYFGKHVGELTLAESAVIAGLPKAPSEYDPHRNPEKTRVRQEYVLGRLLELGWVTQAEYDEAMAQPLNYRRMEDPSWKVGPYYLEEVRRWLVESLSQKNLATQGVALPKYGEDAVYELGLQVVVGMDMTHQRAAEAALTRGLEAASRRQGWQGPIKQIPPAEFEAFLAGQRIKPESLTDGAWVQALVTKVNAEGATVRVGPYQGRIALKTMSWCRKPNPAVNFEAVAPPKDAARILAVGDVVWASVIDPRLPARPVEMHLDGPALSRPGSAGTAPAATPVDPSQGLTLALEQKPNVQGALVSLEPGNGEVRALAGGYSFEDSQFNRATQAQRQPGSSFKPVVYSAALDNGFTPASIIMDSPAEYRFGNQVWRPGNFEGKFFGPTLLRTALVKSRNLVTIRVAERIGIDTVIKRAKALGLEADFPKNLAVSLGAVAVRPINLCQAYTAFARPDGATIAPRLVLVVRDAWGQNILLPQPVVTPAISPENAYLMASMLKDVVQYGTGRKATTLGRPIAGKTGTANDEQDAWFVGFSPSLLTGVWVGMDQVTPMGKLETGGRAALPIFVSYRQVVEKQYPVTDFPMPQGVLLASVSETTGLPVPNTAPDSLILPFMAGTEPQATDMLTEEAYFSPDQENASAPGTPGTPGETGRPKSTGEELFKQLF; encoded by the coding sequence ATGAACCGCGTTGTTTCGTTTCTGCTCACCATGACCGTGCTGGCGGTATTGTTCGCCTTCACCGGCATTGTGGGCGTGTATTTGTGGGCCTCGCACGATCTGCCCTCGTTCACCCGGCTCACGGACTACAATCCGCCCCTCACCACCACGGTGTACACCCGTCAGGGCGACGTGATGGGCTATTTCTACCGCGAAAAGCGCTTCCTGGTGCAGCTGACGGATTGCCCGGTGCATTTGCCGCGGGCCTTTCTGGCTGCCGAGGATCAGAGCTTCTACCAGCACCCTGGCGTGGATCTTTCGGCCATCCTGCGGGCCATGGTCCGCAACCTCATGGCCGGGGAGATCCGCCAGGGCGGCTCCACCATCACTCAGCAGGTCATCAAGCAGCTGGTGCTCTCGCCGGAAAAGAGCTTCGAGCGCAAGATCAAGGAAGCCATCATCGCGTATCGGATGGAAAAATACCTCAGCAAGGACGACCTGCTGACCATCTACATGAACCACATCTACCTGGGCGCAGGCGCCTACGGGGTGGAGGCCGCAGCCCGGGCCTACTTCGGCAAGCATGTGGGCGAGCTGACCCTGGCGGAATCCGCGGTCATCGCCGGCCTGCCCAAGGCCCCCTCGGAGTATGACCCGCACCGCAACCCGGAAAAGACCCGCGTCCGCCAGGAATACGTGCTGGGCCGGCTGCTGGAGCTGGGCTGGGTGACCCAGGCCGAATACGACGAGGCCATGGCACAACCCCTCAACTACCGCCGCATGGAGGACCCGTCCTGGAAGGTGGGGCCGTACTATCTGGAGGAAGTCCGCCGCTGGCTGGTGGAATCCCTGTCCCAGAAGAATCTGGCCACCCAGGGTGTGGCGCTGCCCAAATACGGCGAAGACGCCGTGTACGAGCTGGGCCTGCAGGTGGTGGTGGGCATGGACATGACCCACCAGCGCGCTGCCGAAGCCGCCCTCACGCGCGGTCTGGAGGCCGCCTCCCGTCGCCAGGGCTGGCAGGGACCGATCAAGCAGATCCCGCCTGCAGAGTTCGAGGCCTTTCTGGCCGGCCAACGCATCAAGCCCGAATCCCTGACGGATGGGGCCTGGGTGCAGGCCCTGGTGACCAAGGTGAATGCCGAGGGGGCCACGGTGCGCGTGGGGCCGTATCAGGGTCGCATCGCCCTCAAGACCATGAGCTGGTGCCGCAAGCCCAATCCGGCCGTCAACTTCGAGGCGGTGGCGCCGCCCAAGGATGCGGCGCGCATCCTGGCCGTGGGCGACGTGGTCTGGGCGTCCGTCATCGATCCCCGTCTGCCGGCCCGGCCGGTGGAAATGCACCTGGACGGCCCGGCCCTGTCCCGGCCCGGCAGCGCCGGCACCGCGCCTGCCGCCACTCCGGTGGATCCCTCCCAAGGCCTGACCCTGGCCCTGGAGCAAAAGCCCAACGTGCAGGGGGCGCTGGTGTCCCTGGAGCCGGGCAACGGCGAGGTCCGGGCCCTGGCGGGCGGCTATTCCTTCGAGGACAGCCAGTTCAACCGCGCCACCCAGGCCCAGCGGCAGCCGGGCTCGTCCTTCAAGCCGGTGGTCTATTCCGCAGCCCTGGACAACGGCTTCACCCCGGCCTCGATCATCATGGATTCGCCGGCAGAATACCGCTTCGGCAACCAGGTCTGGCGGCCGGGCAATTTTGAGGGCAAGTTCTTCGGCCCCACCCTGCTGCGCACGGCCCTGGTCAAGTCCCGCAATCTGGTGACCATCCGCGTGGCCGAACGCATCGGCATCGATACGGTCATCAAACGCGCCAAGGCCCTGGGCCTGGAGGCGGACTTCCCGAAAAACCTCGCCGTCTCCCTGGGTGCGGTGGCCGTGCGGCCCATCAACCTCTGCCAGGCGTACACCGCCTTTGCCCGGCCAGACGGCGCCACCATCGCCCCCCGGCTGGTGCTGGTGGTGCGCGATGCCTGGGGCCAGAACATCCTGCTGCCGCAACCCGTTGTGACCCCTGCAATCTCTCCGGAAAATGCCTACCTCATGGCCTCCATGCTCAAGGACGTGGTCCAGTACGGCACCGGCCGCAAGGCCACCACGCTGGGCCGGCCCATCGCCGGCAAGACCGGCACGGCCAACGACGAGCAGGATGCCTGGTTCGTGGGTTTCTCGCCGTCGCTGCTCACCGGGGTCTGGGTGGGGATGGATCAGGTGACGCCCATGGGCAAACTGGAGACCGGCGGCCGCGCCGCATTGCCCATCTTCGTCTCCTACCGGCAGGTGGTGGAAAAGCAGTACCCGGTCACGGACTTTCCCATGCCCCAGGGGGTACTCCTGGCCAGTGTGTCCGAAACCACGGGCCTGCCCGTGCCCAACACCGCCCCGGACAGCCTGATCCTGCCCTTCATGGCCGGCACCGAGCCGCAGGCCACAGACATGCTGACGGAGGAGGCATACTTCTCCCCGGATCAGGAAAACGCCAGCGCGCCGGGTACACCGGGCACCCCGGGCGAGACGGGCCGGCCCAAATCCACCGGCGAGGAGCTGTTCAAGCAGTTGTTTTAG
- a CDS encoding substrate-binding domain-containing protein — MLVVALALPGLALAVEPAATYGTGTHVFSLATGSPGELGLLKVLAESFAAKHDASMQWVKAGSGESLKLLKEKQVDMIMVHAPAAEKNAVAEGWARLRTLIGSNEFYIVGPAADPAGIKSAKTAAEAYQKIAAAKAKFFSRGDNSGTHKKELDAWKNAGVTPAGDWYIVTKDFMTATLKRANDEGGYFMTDSSTWAAEQKNMPALTILFRGDVFLVNTYHALAQPSGATPGADTAAQFIAFVASPEGQAIIASYGKDLHGEGLYNDAEYAKQYDH, encoded by the coding sequence ATGCTCGTCGTCGCCCTGGCCCTTCCCGGCCTGGCGTTGGCGGTTGAACCTGCCGCCACTTACGGCACAGGCACGCACGTCTTTTCCCTGGCCACAGGCAGCCCCGGCGAACTGGGCCTGCTGAAGGTGTTGGCCGAGAGCTTCGCCGCCAAGCATGACGCCTCCATGCAGTGGGTCAAGGCCGGCTCGGGCGAATCCCTGAAGCTGCTCAAGGAAAAGCAGGTGGATATGATCATGGTGCATGCACCTGCCGCCGAAAAGAACGCCGTGGCAGAGGGCTGGGCCCGACTGCGCACCCTCATCGGCTCCAACGAATTCTACATTGTCGGCCCGGCAGCGGACCCGGCAGGCATCAAGTCGGCCAAAACCGCGGCCGAGGCCTATCAGAAAATCGCCGCGGCCAAGGCCAAATTTTTCTCCCGCGGGGACAATTCCGGCACCCACAAAAAGGAGCTGGACGCCTGGAAGAACGCCGGCGTGACGCCCGCCGGAGACTGGTACATCGTGACCAAGGACTTTATGACCGCCACCCTCAAGCGGGCCAATGACGAAGGCGGCTACTTCATGACCGATTCCAGCACCTGGGCGGCGGAACAGAAGAACATGCCGGCCCTGACCATCCTGTTCCGGGGCGATGTGTTCCTGGTGAACACCTATCACGCCCTGGCCCAGCCCTCGGGCGCCACCCCCGGCGCCGATACGGCCGCCCAGTTCATCGCCTTTGTCGCCTCCCCCGAAGGGCAGGCCATCATCGCCAGCTACGGCAAGGACCTGCATGGCGAAGGGCTGTACAACGACGCCGAATACGCCAAGCAGTATGATCACTAG